The following proteins are encoded in a genomic region of Paenibacillus sp. FSL H3-0469:
- a CDS encoding cohesin domain-containing protein produces MKKIVMFLTIFMCFAATTAFASPSITGLQFDGTVYSGTTTVRNYDTNELIASEPINVSSIKLQGAGGSYTGSNGSPNVVNVSIIADSGTYQIGTVGYNNVISVGSYQNINKIILTGTNRASSVNVLITITPAETSTPTPIPTATPTPTSTVAPEPTPTFTPTPALKPTLDANIAPEKIGLGKEFTADISLKNVKDIYAEDFEVKYDKEHLQYLGFEEVTGYKVYNKPVDQNGAVRFVVASQGEEYGINEDTVVVKLKFKAKAKGTAVVDATKARIADTEEEYDLEKDNCLEDSVIIETIDVNKSGTYTLVDLAIDARYFKYFAPDVDPVKYNAQQAGDEYVNDDDLLFIVDQILNNPDYLPNT; encoded by the coding sequence GCTTTGCAGCAACTACTGCATTTGCTTCTCCATCAATTACTGGTTTACAATTTGATGGAACAGTATACAGTGGCACCACTACTGTTCGCAATTACGACACTAATGAGCTCATTGCATCTGAGCCTATTAATGTAAGTTCAATCAAGCTACAAGGTGCAGGAGGATCATACACTGGTAGTAACGGTTCTCCTAATGTAGTTAATGTAAGCATTATTGCTGATTCTGGGACTTATCAAATAGGTACCGTGGGATACAATAATGTAATATCAGTGGGTTCGTATCAAAATATCAATAAAATAATATTAACTGGTACTAATAGAGCAAGTTCTGTTAATGTCTTAATAACTATAACACCGGCGGAAACATCAACGCCAACGCCTATACCAACGGCCACACCAACACCAACATCAACGGTTGCACCAGAGCCCACACCAACCTTTACTCCAACACCAGCATTGAAACCAACTCTTGATGCTAATATTGCTCCAGAAAAAATCGGTCTAGGCAAGGAGTTCACGGCAGATATATCACTAAAAAACGTGAAGGATATTTATGCTGAAGACTTTGAAGTGAAGTATGACAAAGAGCATTTGCAATATCTCGGGTTTGAAGAGGTAACCGGTTATAAAGTATACAATAAACCTGTTGATCAAAACGGTGCTGTCCGCTTTGTAGTAGCAAGTCAGGGTGAAGAATACGGCATCAACGAAGATACCGTTGTCGTAAAACTCAAGTTTAAGGCCAAAGCCAAAGGGACTGCAGTTGTCGATGCAACTAAAGCGAGGATTGCAGATACCGAAGAGGAATATGACCTGGAGAAAGATAACTGCTTGGAAGACAGTGTCATTATTGAGACAATTGACGTTAACAAGTCTGGTACATATACCCTGGTTGACCTCGCAATCGATGCCAGGTACTTCAAGTATTTCGCCCCCGATGTTGATCCGGTTAAGTATAATGCTCAACAAGCCGGTGATGAATATGTGAATGATGATGACTTGCTTTTTATTGTTGATCAGATTTTAAATAATCCGGATTACTTGCCTAATACCTAA
- a CDS encoding SOS response-associated peptidase family protein translates to MLELRQTVAQKPAFKRLLKSKRCIIPADGFYEWKKDGLPNSLPNFNE, encoded by the coding sequence ATGCTCGAGCTGAGACAGACCGTTGCGCAGAAGCCTGCTTTCAAACGTTTGTTGAAATCCAAGCGCTGCATCATACCAGCGGATGGATTTTACGAGTGGAAAAAGGACGGTTTACCAAACAGCCTACCGAATTTTAATGAGTGA
- a CDS encoding GBS Bsp-like repeat-containing protein — protein sequence MSKRICLSFLLLTFCMSIFSFSAHAQVNTITSNGKLVVDSANTTKDYFEVSASDIWYMGWHKADNSIDTGPYFAVYKTSEGSNSAKWYSMQKDNSNVYRWSSKVYFSDFSNAPGEYTITVYQNGITNYPGQTSVKAEHFLGELKVNYLDVMTSETNTYKSNFNLYARDLPNVQGVFYAVWRTEDGIDTAKWFGMTKDSSGQYVDNIDIQNFDYKIGEYQMNIFKTNADGSNNLISNTKVNVNPATSSNETIKGDSFPVYAYKINPNMTSAYFAVWKDEDGIDNSKWYDMTYDNVNNRWNSTVNISDFSNRDGIYHVIVYGELVDGTSILLGQVKINIFAKQVPVLMYHEIGDPSTGAVSATDFEQQMQYLKDNGYTMLTFDQIANYKNYEKPIIITLDDGYANNMQAYQILQGMQTSSFNPKATIFMIGSYIDNPNVNYLSVSQMKTMSDSGIISFQSHTYNHVDLRRTDVNEGLEYITSAQKIFAITNKPVNVMAYPVGGYNSNVIDTIKNTGYLYAVTTDDGKYISTNDSEGNYQIKRIGIYGSLPITEFAEKIK from the coding sequence ATGTCAAAAAGAATATGCTTGTCTTTTTTATTACTAACGTTTTGTATGAGTATATTTTCATTTTCAGCACATGCCCAAGTAAATACTATTACTAGTAATGGAAAACTAGTTGTTGATAGTGCCAATACAACAAAAGATTATTTTGAAGTATCCGCGAGTGATATATGGTATATGGGGTGGCATAAGGCGGATAATTCTATTGATACTGGTCCTTATTTTGCTGTTTACAAAACCTCGGAAGGGTCAAATTCGGCGAAATGGTACTCTATGCAAAAAGATAATAGTAATGTATATCGCTGGTCTTCAAAAGTATATTTTAGCGATTTTTCTAACGCCCCAGGTGAATACACAATAACTGTTTATCAAAATGGGATTACGAATTATCCAGGACAAACGAGCGTGAAGGCAGAGCACTTTCTTGGTGAGCTTAAGGTGAATTATTTAGATGTTATGACTAGTGAAACAAATACATATAAATCTAATTTTAATCTATATGCGAGAGATTTACCAAATGTTCAAGGGGTATTTTATGCTGTCTGGAGAACTGAAGATGGAATAGATACAGCAAAATGGTTTGGAATGACAAAGGACTCTAGTGGTCAGTATGTAGATAATATCGATATTCAAAATTTTGATTATAAGATTGGCGAATATCAAATGAATATATTTAAGACTAATGCAGACGGATCAAACAATCTCATTTCAAATACGAAAGTTAATGTAAACCCTGCAACTTCTAGTAACGAAACCATTAAAGGGGATTCATTTCCTGTATATGCATATAAGATTAACCCTAATATGACAAGCGCTTATTTTGCTGTTTGGAAAGATGAAGATGGAATAGATAATTCTAAGTGGTACGATATGACATATGATAATGTAAATAATCGTTGGAATTCAACGGTCAATATTTCAGACTTCAGCAATCGAGATGGAATTTATCATGTAATTGTTTATGGTGAGTTAGTGGATGGAACTTCAATTCTACTTGGTCAGGTTAAGATTAATATATTTGCAAAACAGGTTCCTGTTTTGATGTACCATGAAATTGGTGATCCCAGTACTGGGGCTGTATCGGCAACGGATTTCGAACAACAGATGCAGTACCTTAAAGATAATGGATATACCATGTTAACTTTTGATCAAATTGCTAACTATAAAAATTATGAGAAGCCCATCATTATAACGCTTGATGATGGTTACGCTAATAATATGCAGGCATATCAAATATTACAGGGAATGCAAACGAGTTCTTTCAATCCAAAAGCTACAATTTTTATGATAGGCTCGTATATTGATAATCCAAATGTTAATTATTTGTCTGTTAGTCAAATGAAAACCATGAGCGATAGCGGTATTATTTCGTTTCAAAGTCATACTTATAACCATGTGGATCTTCGAAGAACAGATGTAAATGAAGGCCTGGAGTATATTACATCAGCACAAAAAATATTTGCGATAACGAATAAGCCTGTCAACGTAATGGCATATCCAGTAGGTGGGTACAATTCAAATGTTATTGATACCATAAAAAATACTGGCTACTTATATGCGGTTACAACTGATGATGGCAAATATATTAGCACTAATGATTCTGAAGGGAATTACCAAATTAAACGAATTGGTATTTACGGGAGTTTACCAATTACTGAATTTGCTGAAAAAATTAAATAA
- a CDS encoding discoidin domain-containing protein: MKRWKSVMIKTIISLSLVLSMFVFQNHAFADATGEVDLTDGLPNSAFSASSVWNRPGDTRNFGPEKAFDNVWIENNAGFSTNATKNEWIAVDFGKEQSISKLKYKADLSYEYDMKDFVVQASNDNSNWEKQYSGSALGNDTIQEFVWKPTGSYRYWRVQLINNIGNNSYCIMVAEMELIGSKQEAPLNLVAVGKNKMVDLSWSPVTGATGYNVKRATDTGGPYTSIAPNVTGDSYTDNTVINGMTYYYVVSATDGSSESLNSNEASATPQKVNQPDPESLGERAILTITLTTGIDKEYDLSAEEVSAFLNWYDARDAGTGPAKYAITKHNNNKGPFSARKDYVIFDKILTFSVDEYSAE; encoded by the coding sequence TTGAAACGTTGGAAAAGTGTAATGATTAAGACGATAATTTCTCTTTCTTTGGTACTATCAATGTTTGTATTTCAAAACCATGCGTTTGCTGATGCTACTGGAGAAGTAGACTTAACAGATGGGTTACCAAATTCTGCGTTTTCGGCAAGTAGTGTTTGGAATAGACCGGGCGATACCCGGAACTTTGGCCCTGAGAAAGCATTTGATAATGTTTGGATCGAAAATAATGCAGGATTTTCTACTAATGCGACAAAAAACGAATGGATAGCTGTTGATTTTGGTAAGGAACAATCCATTTCAAAGTTGAAGTATAAGGCTGATCTATCATATGAATATGATATGAAGGATTTTGTTGTGCAAGCCTCAAATGATAATTCTAACTGGGAAAAGCAATATTCAGGTAGCGCACTAGGAAATGATACTATTCAAGAATTTGTATGGAAACCAACTGGTAGTTACAGATATTGGAGAGTCCAATTGATAAATAATATTGGAAATAACAGCTATTGTATTATGGTAGCTGAGATGGAACTGATCGGCTCTAAACAAGAGGCTCCATTAAATCTAGTTGCAGTTGGGAAAAATAAGATGGTTGATCTCTCTTGGTCACCTGTTACAGGTGCAACTGGTTACAATGTAAAGCGTGCTACCGATACAGGAGGACCATACACTTCAATCGCTCCCAATGTTACAGGTGACTCATACACGGATAATACTGTTATCAATGGTATGACTTATTATTACGTAGTATCAGCAACGGACGGAAGTAGTGAAAGTCTGAATTCAAATGAAGCATCAGCTACCCCGCAAAAGGTTAATCAGCCCGATCCAGAATCTTTAGGAGAACGTGCTATACTTACTATTACACTAACAACTGGTATTGATAAAGAATATGATCTTTCGGCTGAAGAGGTCAGTGCTTTCTTGAATTGGTATGATGCAAGAGATGCTGGAACAGGACCAGCCAAGTACGCGATCACCAAACATAACAATAATAAAGGGCCCTTTAGCGCCCGTAAAGATTATGTAATCTTTGATAAGATCCTCACGTTCAGTGTGGATGAATATTCAGCAGAATAA
- a CDS encoding Imm8 family immunity protein produces the protein MAIISELKNVHVFAEGDVTGDFCESLVLDIGPADVSGADQFYATVGTAQGIADFLSTRPFIICRGFVVVPEFNLNAIKDCIQVRISECAKDDWEQTALSINRLFPWEYDEMKNYKHFSQN, from the coding sequence ATGGCAATAATTTCAGAACTAAAGAATGTTCATGTTTTTGCTGAAGGAGATGTGACCGGAGATTTCTGCGAATCCTTAGTTCTAGACATTGGTCCTGCAGATGTCTCTGGTGCTGATCAATTCTATGCTACAGTTGGGACTGCTCAAGGGATCGCGGATTTTCTTAGTACCAGACCATTTATAATTTGCAGAGGATTTGTGGTAGTTCCTGAATTCAACTTAAATGCCATTAAAGATTGTATTCAAGTTAGAATTTCGGAATGTGCTAAGGATGACTGGGAACAAACTGCATTGTCAATTAACAGGCTTTTTCCTTGGGAGTATGATGAAATGAAGAACTACAAACATTTTTCGCAAAATTAA